TATATCACCTTGCTTCTTTCTTCTCTGTTCTTTTTTTAATCCACTCTTGTCGCACTTCCTTTTGGAGTTATGACTATACTTGTGAGTTGTGACATATTTCAACGGTTTAGTTAAAATGTTTTTGACTTAAATGAAatagatatttttaaattactatataattaacataattatttaaatttaaattaagcAGTGTGATGGAGATAGGAATATATCTAAATGAAAGTCCTAATTTTAGTTcgaaatattaattaaaaactaaaatacaaCAATGAAACGAAATATTACTTAATTTGACTTTGAAGTCAAATCATTTTGCTTAAACTATTACAACAAATGAATACCTACTATATTTGATTTTGACCTCTGTCTTCTAGTAACAACATCTCAATGATATGCAACACAAATTACCATCTTATTAAACCCAAAAGAtcactttttatatttcaatctatatgatatatataatattctctaatttttcaaaaatgataattaaattttaaatctcatatttattcttaataaagtACTTCATAATTATATTggtttaaattataatttttttaagcattaatataacttttatattttagtaaatatatcgtataaattgagatagaaagAATAACGGAATCAAATCAATGTCATTCACACAAATTTGGATGTTTCTCATCTAACATACACAAATCAAACTTCTTTCTCTATGTTTGAAAAATCCATAAAAATTATGGTCCCAATTAATCTTACTCACCTTTGGGCCCACATGCCAGCATGACATTTTGTAGGTCCCACTAAAGTTAGTATAATTGGAGTGCTAACCAACCCCATGGACTCTCAAAAGATTTTGGGGTCTACTTTTGTTTACTTTTGGTTTGATATGCTAAGTGAGATGACAAAGAGGAAGGCCCACAAACAAACCTAAAGTTTGAAAGGAGGAAAACAGTTGGAAAAAGTttcaaagagaagaagaagcaataCACCTACATACATTGTTTTAAAATGCAAGCATGATCTCAAGTGATCCACTTgtggagattttttttaaaaaaaaaggtcatttccatattttatttttttcacctcACTTAAATAAGTTGTGCCAAAATAACTTTTTGATGCTGAAGATGGAGTCAATTTTTGATGGAGTGCAACTCATGATAGAGCACAAGGAGTTTGTAATGAATTATGAATGGGGCTTGTCACAAGTTCTAGCGAATCACctagatttatatattaaaaaagtcACGATAGGTCACCAAGAATTTCTGATGATGAACTTGTCATAAGTCCTAGAAAATCACAAGGGGTTTAGTCCAAATTATGTTAAAACTATAGAACAATTTTTTCGTATAGATTCTAGAGGAAAACAACAAGTTTTTAAGAAACTTCacacatttttattataaaattgatccaaattggtcaaaatcaatttcaaatgacTCCACATTTGATTCTAATAACAATCacaatatttaaattcaattcaaactttcaaaatttaatagaCTCACTTTGTCTTTTTCAACAAGTTCTTTTGAAGCTCAACAAATTAGTTGTGTTCTTTCATAGTTTATAACATGTAGTATAGAAATCTACCAACACATAATTAGTCAATAATTCCTTCTCTAAAGCTGAATGATACTTTAAGAAACATGTAATGCAGAGAGGAGGCTTCCTTCCTGCCTTTCCCATACAAAGTGCAATAATAATGAGCTTCTATGCATTCTTATCTAGGGTCATGTCCTTGGTAAGTCGAAGAGatgtcatgtcatgtctaaTCACCTTCCCCACCCCACTTTCAGTTCTTCATCGACCTGCCTTTACATCTCCTAACTCATGTTACGACCAACTTCTCACACTTTCTTACTGACGTAGCCATGCACATCCTCTTCatatgtccaaaccatctcaccCTTGTTTCCCTCATCTTATCCGCCACTAGGGCCACTCCTACCTTGCCCGTATAACTAGATATTCCTAATCCTTTCTTTCCTCTTTTGTCCACACATTCACCCGAGcattcttattttttctacATTCATCTTCTGAATGTAGACGTTCTTGACTTGCCAACACTCTGCCATATATAAAACAATATCTTACATATTGTGAATCTGAATTAATCAAGGCCTGACACTAATATCGAAACcgaatagaaaaataaaaaagttaatgTGGAGACTCTAATAGAAGAAACTATTCATTATGTTATTACTCAAAGTTCTTATCCATTGGAATTTAAGaccaaaaacttcaaaaaagaaatacaaaaaaataaaaagcaaaagaaatgagaaaaaagcAAGAAAGGTGCAAAAgctgaatttgaatttgtgttttGTCTGTGAAGCATGTAAAAATAAGCAGTCCCTTCATGCATTGCCAACAAAATGATATCATAAGCACAGCAATTATTTAGTCCCCCACATATTCACTTATTTAATCATCAAAATGTTAAAAAGTTGAATTATTTTACGAAtcccaagaaaaaaaatcacaaaatcttatttctttttctttttttaaataagttttgCTTGCTGGCCGTTGACTGGAATTTGCTTCTTCTAAAATCATGATTTCACCAtcactttatttcttttcttgttcCCTTAGTTTGAAGACATGAGAAccaagaattttgaaaaattcaacGTGCATTACAGTGAAATGGTTGAAATGTCTTTATTCTCTATTAAAGATTttgatttaaaatgtttttattttatattaaagatTTCGATTCAAGCCTATgagaataatataaaaattgttaaGAGTGTTATTTTCATAAATGAACCTATAATGtgcgaattcaaatttaattaagtaACTCTCAATATAAATGCTAAATACCCACCgaataaaagaattaaaaaatataaaattgaaagaaacttTAATGAGGAAAAGTTTTGTTTCGAATTTCTGAATGAGGAATAACTTtataaataatgattaaaaaatatgattaatagtatttttGCTCCTTtgattattgataaattttaaacttaGTCCTTACAACATCTTATTCAGCATATATATATTCCTTTATTCGTCAATATATACcatcttttttataattatacatCATTCTATCATTTAATTATTCGTATATTTTATTGATGCATAATATTTAAGGGATATATATGTCTAGAAATAGTTTGGATATAACATGTTTCTTATataaaaagaccaaaacacatcttaaataaaaaaataaatatattaagatacatacatatatatatatatatatatcataaggGCTGAAATTAAAATTCACAAATACAAGTCTTATTTAATTTTCCTTATAAAATACTAATACttaataaaactaaatgaatGTCAAGGAGGAgaggaataaataaataaataaattcccAATATAACCTGGAGGCTAGTTTTGCAGACAAATTTGACAAACCTATATGATAGCTACTATTGGAGGCAAATTAAAAGACTAGAGGACAAATTTTaggaatttaaaaataatgactGGAGAATAAGAAAAAGACAAAGTTCATATTATAAATAATGAAGTATGTGTTAGTCTCTATTCGTTTGATTTAAATATTCAATGAGGGTAAGTTGTCATATACCTAcccattaatttttataaaaatataaatgtttcTTCATGTTATAAGTATGGGGGAAACTTTAACATATGAATTTAAcagaattcaataattttaactcaaaataacaaaaaaaatacgttatttaattaaaagattttgaaattacaaaatgaaatatacaaaatagaaaaactcaacaaattttgaaaagataattattgCACTTGCAAATCTTATATATGAACTCTGcaaacaaatttcaaaatccaacCACTATTACTTAAAATTATTATCCTAAAAGTTTATTGttaatataaatcaaattttgaattcatttgcCTACTCTAGCCACACGTTCTCAAAATATCATATATCCTACCATAAGACTTAAAAGCATACTCTTTATGTCTCAAATTTATATAGTAccattgaaattttgaaatataaacttctacatttttttaatcataaattcatatatataagttttaaatttttttaaataaagtttctatatttgaaaactacgtataaaaaatactataagtaacaataaataacaattaaaaataattaaaagatattaattTCGACAATCTTTTTAATTGACTTTCgatatttcatttatattacataaattgagataaatgaGGCAATAAGTGAGGTCACAAGTTTTTTCTCTTCAAGTATAAGCCCTAAATCTTCCTTTGAAACATTTGATTccccattatttttttaattatattttttgcacCTTGTCTTGATTTTTCTTTGATGGGCCATATCTTTTGTCTCTATTTAAATACTAGATGACACATTTGGAACATACACACATACTGAGTACTTACTCTTCTCTGCATCACACAAAAACTTATCaatcagaaaaaaaatatgggTGACCTTCACTCAATTGCTTACAATAGCTTCTCTTCCCTAGGTTGTGACTTCCATGGCCTTGAAGTTTTCAACAATGACATGTCTCCATGTAAAACATCTATCTCTTCTTCTCTCATTTTCTTATTTCGATATTCGTCATTAATAGTCGAGTCAGAATTTAACATTTACTATACATagatatacataattttatttgaacATTAGTCATTTTACGGTGTTGAATCCCCTTATGTCTCTCTAGCTTCGCCATCTAACTACTCTTTAGTTtctatcttcttcttgttctcaaTTTTCTTGTTTGGCTTAACGAGTAGTGGTGAATGCATAGTTTTCATCGAAGAATTCAATATTTACTATATATAGAGAGATACATAACATATTTATCTTATGCATGTGTAACATAATTTTTCGATGAAAGAAATTCAACAGTTCGAAGCAAAATTTTCACCAAGTAATTTACTATGtgctatatctatatatataaccttataaaaaaatttcgCCTCTCTAACTCCGCCTctgctatttttttttggtggtgTATATAAATAAccttataatttttattttcgtCTCTCTAACTCCGCCCCtgctaattttttaattttttttttatagttatggAGAGCACTCCTCCATTTTTGTCAAATGTTGATTGTGACTTATCAAGTGGATATCTACAAGATGCTTTATTCAAATTCAACTCGAAAAGAAGGCGTTTATTATTGtttaatgatgatgatgacaaGGAGAATTATCAAAATGAAGATTCAAATAATTCCATTAAGgtataattaattacattaattaCTTTGTTAATTCTATggcattttttttgttgttgaattgtaattcaatgtttttttttcttatttatgttGCAGAATTTGTGGAGCTCCACAATTGACCAACAATTTTCTGAGGATTATGATTCTTTTAGCCAGATAACCAAGTGTGATAGCTTTTCTGGTAATTCTAATTCttaattctcttttaatttatctcaatataattaaatatttattttgcttaaataatttagaaatgGAATTAATTTCTATTGGTGTAATTTAGTAATATAAATGTTGATATTTAGCTTTGTTTCctatgatttttcttttctttttattaaaatttaaattacatCGTCAGATCTCTTTATAGCATTAGATGTCATCAGACAACCTTTGCCTTTTGTTTTTAGACCTCTTTATAATAATCATGATCATTATAGATAGCTTTTTGAAACGGTCAAGCtcttttgaaatgatttttttatattatattatacacatacaaaaaaaaattatttacacatAATTACCCTaattatatgaatattttttacatCATTACTAGTAAAACTTAAacattattactatttataattattactaataaatagtactattttactaattttgctCTAACCTAGAACTTGTCCaatgcaattattattattttaaaaaaacgttTGGTATGGAGTAATGATTAGTAATTGCCGTTATGATTTGCATGttcaattgaaatttaaaagagGAGATTGATTTATGgtattatgtttgttttaataaatttgtattatgatcataataatgataatttatactaatgattaatttaattataggGGATCCAATGAGCAAAATGAGTGAAGAATATTCCAAAAGAACAGAGGAGGAAGCAATCtcagaaaattattattattcttctaATTCTTCGCCAACATCATCATCTCATCATAATAAACAACCTCTACAATATGGTAACTCTctcattttgtttcttttataattaattataatcttATGTGGATTATGTTTTAACGAGAATGCAGAATTTTGATCaaagttattaaattttattaaattcataattaaaattttagttccTCCCTTGAATTATGAGATTGGTTTTGAGGGtacttgatttttaaattaaactcATTACTTTTGACTcaaaatatatatgcatatgctcgaaatattttttttttacatacaaTAAGATCACACTAGCCTATTTTTGTGTGTGGGGGTTGTTGTTCTTTCTCATGACAGCATACCCTATTTAATTTgacattttcaaaaaagaaattccATTAAAGTCTATACTTATTAATTAAAGTGCGACTTTATATAAGAATTTTCAGTTACTAACTAATTAAATCTTTATTAGTATGTGTTTTTTTTGCTACTGTTGAAtagcaaaaatgaaaaatgtttaaATGGTACAAATATATTGGATactcaaaagtcaaaaagtaaCCACTAATATTGTTGACTTgcttttttaatttgaataatatttagTAACTGTAAAgcaaataatttatcatttaattatataattatttataggTTACAAGTTGAAAGCAGTCATTAATGTTTATATCAGAATAGACTTATTACATCACATTTTTTAAAgtgcaattttttttcaaaatctacaaatacaaaatgTTTTATATAGCGAACTTGTCTTTGActgaggttttttttttaatttgaaggAGGAGGTGATCA
The DNA window shown above is from Solanum stenotomum isolate F172 chromosome 6, ASM1918654v1, whole genome shotgun sequence and carries:
- the LOC125867404 gene encoding protein XRI1-like, with the translated sequence MGDLHSIAYNSFSSLGCDFHGLEVFNNDMSPFMESTPPFLSNVDCDLSSGYLQDALFKFNSKRRRLLLFNDDDDKENYQNEDSNNSIKNLWSSTIDQQFSEDYDSFSQITKCDSFSGDPMSKMSEEYSKRTEEEAISENYYYSSNSSPTSSSHHNKQPLQYGGGDQKRSKKRMCGKIVYPFGLVKPGGLEGDVTLNDINERILMRPTRPVRHPVGDFACRPTVCPAGPGLSGKTVVALTKIHTQGRGTITIIRTRG